The Chthoniobacterales bacterium genome includes a window with the following:
- the gcvT gene encoding glycine cleavage system aminomethyltransferase GcvT, protein MPIESRRTALYEIQKAAGARFVDFGGWEMPVQFSSILDEHQTVRTACGVFDISHMGEVFVSGAGAPEWLQRILANDLEKCAVGGAQYTFLLNDKGGVIDDLIVYRLADDRFLLLVNAAKIAEDVAWLESHRTENVLVDDRSNKMSGLAVQGPVAPSVFTKVFGAAMPERNTFAVIRQGAHDIIAAGTGYTGEAGFEIFFPDEIAEHLWRKIIEAGAKPCGLGARDTLRLEMCYPLNGSDLSPERTPLEAGLGVFVALEKPAFAGRDALVAQKRDGLPARLAALKMTEKSPPPRSHYPVLIDGRQVGETTSGVLSPSLGQGIALAYLPPDAAKPGQAVQIDIRGRKFSAEVVKKPFYRP, encoded by the coding sequence GTGCCAATCGAATCCCGCCGCACCGCCCTTTACGAAATCCAAAAAGCCGCCGGTGCGCGTTTCGTCGATTTTGGCGGATGGGAAATGCCGGTGCAATTCAGCTCCATCCTCGACGAGCACCAAACGGTCCGGACGGCCTGCGGCGTGTTCGACATCTCGCACATGGGCGAAGTTTTCGTCTCGGGCGCGGGGGCGCCGGAATGGCTGCAACGCATTCTGGCCAACGACCTCGAAAAGTGCGCGGTCGGCGGCGCGCAATACACGTTTCTGCTCAACGACAAGGGGGGGGTCATCGATGACCTGATCGTTTACCGCTTGGCCGACGATCGTTTTCTCCTCCTCGTCAACGCGGCAAAGATCGCCGAAGACGTCGCGTGGCTCGAGTCTCACCGGACCGAAAACGTGCTTGTCGATGACCGCAGCAACAAAATGAGCGGGCTTGCCGTGCAGGGACCGGTTGCGCCCTCCGTCTTCACCAAGGTCTTTGGCGCTGCGATGCCCGAGCGCAACACATTTGCGGTCATCCGCCAGGGGGCGCATGACATCATTGCCGCGGGAACCGGATACACGGGCGAGGCAGGCTTCGAAATTTTCTTCCCCGACGAGATTGCGGAGCATCTTTGGCGGAAGATCATCGAAGCCGGCGCGAAACCCTGCGGTCTCGGCGCACGCGACACCCTGCGGCTCGAAATGTGCTATCCGCTCAACGGTTCGGACTTGTCGCCGGAAAGAACACCGCTCGAGGCTGGCTTGGGCGTTTTCGTGGCCTTGGAAAAGCCGGCATTCGCCGGACGCGACGCCTTGGTTGCCCAAAAGCGCGACGGCTTGCCCGCCCGTCTGGCGGCTTTGAAAATGACCGAAAAATCGCCTCCTCCCCGCTCCCATTACCCGGTCTTGATCGATGGCCGGCAGGTGGGGGAAACGACCAGCGGCGTTTTGTCGCCCAGTCTCGGGCAAGGCATCGCCCTCGCCTACCTTCCGCCGGACGCTGCAAAGCCCGGACAAGCCGTGCAGATCGACATCCGCGGCCGCAAATTTTCCGCGGAGGTTGTAAAAAAGCCCTTTTATCGTCCATGA
- a CDS encoding DUF72 domain-containing protein codes for MAQETRIGLAGWSEAAGRYRALLSQGPNEVTGLRRYATAFDFVEINSSFYRKVRASTCEKWASEVPDDFLFSVKMHRLITHYTRLQNTDLLGDFFGPLSGLGAKLAVVLVQLPPTLTFDSRTAGHFFAALRRIYKGHAVCEPRHASWQSAEAGKTLAEYRIGPVLTAIPDGRTRLGDKALPVYVRLHGEPRRYYSSYDTDQLRQLTAFLKRQSRRPRFVVFDNTASSAGVRNALELQGLLERRTKA; via the coding sequence ATGGCGCAAGAGACAAGGATCGGTCTTGCCGGCTGGAGCGAAGCGGCCGGTCGCTACCGTGCGCTTCTGTCGCAGGGGCCGAATGAAGTCACGGGGCTCCGGCGCTACGCGACAGCGTTTGACTTTGTCGAAATCAATTCGAGCTTTTACCGCAAGGTCCGCGCGTCCACCTGTGAAAAGTGGGCATCGGAGGTGCCCGATGACTTTCTCTTCTCGGTGAAAATGCACCGCTTGATCACGCATTACACGCGGTTGCAAAACACGGATCTGCTGGGGGATTTTTTCGGTCCGTTGTCGGGGCTTGGCGCGAAACTTGCCGTGGTGCTCGTCCAACTGCCGCCGACTTTGACCTTCGATTCGCGCACCGCCGGGCATTTCTTCGCGGCCCTGCGCCGCATTTACAAAGGTCATGCGGTTTGCGAGCCGCGCCATGCTTCATGGCAAAGCGCGGAAGCCGGCAAGACTTTGGCGGAATACCGCATCGGTCCGGTGCTGACCGCGATTCCCGACGGCCGGACGCGCCTCGGAGACAAAGCGCTGCCCGTTTACGTCCGCCTCCACGGCGAACCGCGGCGGTATTACAGCTCCTACGACACGGACCAACTTCGCCAACTCACGGCCTTTCTGAAGCGGCAGTCACGCCGCCCGCGATTTGTCGTTTTCGACAACACGGCCAGCAGCGCCGGAGTGCGCAATGCTTTGGAATTGCAGGGACTGCTCGAAAGGCGGACAAAAGCGTAA
- the gcvH gene encoding glycine cleavage system protein GcvH, whose translation MNVPEDLRYAETHEWIRVEGDTGTVGITDHAQNELTDIVYVDPPKAGTKLAAGQPAAVVESVKAASDIYSPVDGEVTEVNTSLADNPSLVNTSPYGEGWLFKVRLTNPAQTASLKSPADYRAQIG comes from the coding sequence ATGAATGTCCCTGAAGATCTGAGATACGCCGAAACGCACGAATGGATCCGGGTGGAAGGCGACACCGGCACTGTCGGCATCACCGACCACGCGCAAAACGAGCTGACCGATATCGTCTATGTCGATCCCCCCAAGGCGGGCACCAAGCTCGCCGCCGGTCAACCGGCTGCCGTTGTCGAATCCGTCAAGGCCGCGAGCGATATCTACTCGCCCGTGGACGGCGAGGTCACCGAGGTCAACACGTCGCTAGCCGACAACCCTTCGCTGGTCAACACGTCACCTTACGGCGAAGGCTGGCTGTTCAAAGTGCGCCTGACCAACCCGGCCCAGACCGCATCCCTGAAGTCCCCTGCCGACTACCGCGCGCAGATCGGTTGA
- the gcvP gene encoding aminomethyl-transferring glycine dehydrogenase, translated as MRSPAEDQVIPFSRRHIGPDDAQIARMLEAIGCTDLEKLIDATIPQAIRLRATLALPPAVGEPEALAEIKELADKNASGPAYIGMGYHNCHTPPVILRNILENPGWYTAYTPYQAEIAQGRLEALLNFQTMVTDLTGMEIANASLLDESTAAAEAMAMAHGIKGSGAKFFVADNVHPQTISLLRTRAEPLGWQIVTGPWHAAVLDETFFGALVQYPATDGAIEDYADFAARVHAAGAVFVVATDLLALCLIKPPGEFGADIVVGNAQRFGVPLGYGGPHAAFLATKDEHKRRLPGRLIGISKDAAGNPALRLSLQTREQHIRRDKATSNICTAQVLLAVMASMYAVYHGPDGLKAIARKARANAATLAARLRESGHRIHHDLFFDTLRVTPRGMAVGDALHRAAEKGILFRDFGDGSLGIALDETVGTRDLDHILGIFGAGPAGVLVDDDFPAGVARTSTFLAHPVFNSHRTETEMMRYLRRLEGRDLALNHSMIPLGSCTMKLNAAAEMIPVTWPGFGNLHPFAPLQRAQGYARLFSQLETWLAEITGFAAVSLQPNAGSQGEYAGLLVIRAFHQSRGDHHRNVCLIPTSAHGTNPASAVMAGMHVVPVACDAQGNVDLEDLRAKIGKHGHELAALMVTYPSTHGVFEENIREICDLVHAAGGQVYMDGANLNAQVGLCSPGDIGADVCHLNLHKTFCIPHGGGGPGMGPIGVAKHLAPFLPGHCLIKTGGTQAIGEVSQAPWGSASILPISWMYIRMMGADGLAHATKVAILNANYIAARLAPYFPVLYKGSNGFVAHECILDLREWKQRAGIEVEDVAKRLMDYGFHAPTMSWPVPGTLMVEPTESESLEELDRFCEAMISVHGELVAIEEGRLDKSDNPLKNAPHTAECVTADNWKHPYSREMAAFPLTWLKTGKFWPSVRRVDNVYGDRHLFCTCAPLTENA; from the coding sequence ATGAGAAGCCCCGCCGAAGATCAGGTCATTCCATTTTCCCGTCGCCACATCGGCCCTGATGACGCGCAGATCGCGCGCATGCTCGAAGCCATCGGCTGCACCGATTTGGAAAAGCTCATCGACGCAACCATACCGCAGGCTATCCGGCTTCGAGCAACGCTCGCGCTGCCTCCGGCCGTCGGCGAACCGGAAGCGCTGGCCGAGATCAAGGAGTTGGCCGATAAAAACGCATCGGGCCCTGCCTACATCGGCATGGGCTACCACAATTGCCACACCCCGCCGGTGATCCTGCGCAACATCCTGGAAAATCCAGGTTGGTATACCGCCTACACCCCGTATCAGGCCGAGATCGCACAAGGCCGGCTCGAGGCGCTGCTCAACTTCCAGACCATGGTGACCGACCTCACCGGCATGGAAATCGCGAATGCCTCGCTGCTCGACGAGTCCACCGCGGCCGCGGAGGCCATGGCCATGGCCCACGGCATCAAAGGCTCGGGAGCCAAATTTTTCGTAGCGGACAATGTCCATCCGCAGACCATTTCACTGCTTCGCACCCGCGCCGAGCCGCTCGGCTGGCAAATTGTCACGGGTCCGTGGCACGCCGCGGTGCTGGACGAGACATTCTTCGGCGCGCTGGTCCAATATCCGGCGACCGACGGCGCAATCGAGGACTACGCGGATTTTGCCGCGCGCGTGCATGCCGCCGGCGCGGTTTTCGTTGTCGCAACCGACCTGCTCGCGCTTTGCCTCATCAAACCTCCGGGCGAATTCGGGGCGGACATCGTGGTGGGCAACGCACAACGCTTCGGCGTGCCCCTCGGCTATGGAGGTCCCCATGCCGCGTTCCTTGCCACGAAGGACGAACACAAGCGCCGCTTGCCCGGGAGACTGATCGGTATTTCGAAGGACGCGGCGGGCAATCCGGCCCTGCGCCTTTCGTTGCAGACCCGCGAGCAACACATACGCCGGGACAAAGCCACGAGCAACATCTGCACCGCGCAGGTTCTTCTTGCTGTGATGGCCTCGATGTATGCCGTGTATCACGGGCCGGACGGGCTGAAAGCCATCGCACGCAAAGCCCGGGCCAACGCGGCCACGTTGGCCGCGCGTCTCCGCGAGTCCGGGCACCGCATCCACCACGATCTGTTTTTCGACACACTGCGCGTCACGCCACGGGGCATGGCAGTCGGCGATGCTTTGCACCGCGCCGCCGAGAAGGGCATTTTGTTCCGCGACTTCGGCGACGGTTCGCTCGGCATCGCCCTCGACGAAACAGTCGGCACTCGGGATCTGGACCACATACTCGGCATCTTCGGAGCCGGGCCTGCCGGCGTTCTCGTCGATGACGATTTTCCGGCGGGGGTTGCGAGAACCTCAACTTTCCTTGCCCATCCTGTTTTCAACTCGCACCGCACGGAGACCGAGATGATGCGCTACCTGCGGCGCTTGGAGGGAAGGGATCTGGCACTCAACCACAGCATGATCCCTCTCGGCTCGTGCACCATGAAACTCAATGCAGCGGCCGAAATGATTCCGGTCACCTGGCCGGGGTTCGGGAACCTTCACCCGTTCGCCCCGCTGCAACGTGCCCAGGGATATGCCCGCCTGTTTTCACAACTGGAAACATGGCTTGCGGAGATCACGGGCTTCGCCGCCGTCTCGCTGCAGCCCAACGCCGGGTCGCAAGGCGAGTATGCCGGTCTTCTTGTCATCCGGGCATTCCACCAATCCCGCGGCGATCACCACCGCAACGTCTGCCTCATCCCGACATCCGCTCACGGCACGAATCCGGCGAGCGCCGTGATGGCCGGGATGCACGTTGTGCCCGTTGCATGCGATGCCCAAGGCAACGTGGATCTCGAAGACCTGCGCGCCAAGATCGGCAAGCACGGCCATGAACTCGCCGCGCTCATGGTCACCTACCCCTCGACCCACGGCGTCTTCGAGGAAAATATCCGCGAGATTTGCGATCTCGTCCACGCAGCCGGCGGACAGGTTTACATGGACGGCGCGAACCTCAATGCCCAAGTCGGCCTGTGCAGTCCCGGAGACATCGGCGCCGATGTTTGCCACCTGAACCTTCACAAAACGTTTTGCATCCCGCACGGCGGCGGCGGCCCCGGCATGGGGCCCATCGGCGTGGCGAAACACCTCGCGCCTTTCCTTCCCGGCCATTGCCTGATCAAAACCGGCGGCACGCAGGCCATCGGCGAAGTTTCCCAAGCCCCGTGGGGCAGCGCGAGCATCCTCCCGATCTCGTGGATGTATATCCGGATGATGGGTGCGGACGGCCTGGCCCATGCCACCAAGGTCGCCATCCTCAATGCGAACTACATTGCGGCGCGGCTCGCCCCGTATTTCCCGGTTCTCTACAAGGGCTCCAACGGTTTCGTCGCCCACGAGTGCATTCTCGATCTGCGCGAATGGAAACAGCGGGCCGGAATCGAGGTCGAGGACGTGGCCAAGCGCCTCATGGATTACGGATTCCATGCGCCGACCATGAGCTGGCCGGTGCCCGGCACCCTTATGGTCGAGCCGACGGAAAGCGAGTCGCTCGAGGAACTCGACCGTTTCTGCGAGGCCATGATTTCCGTCCACGGGGAGCTTGTGGCCATCGAGGAAGGGCGCCTCGACAAATCGGACAATCCGCTGAAAAACGCCCCGCACACCGCCGAGTGCGTGACGGCCGACAACTGGAAGCATCCTTACTCGCGCGAGATGGCGGCGTTTCCGCTGACTTGGCTCAAGACCGGCAAATTCTGGCCGTCTGTCCGCCGCGTGGACAACGTTTACGGCGACCGTCATCTCTTCTGCACCTGCGCGCCGTTGACCGAAAACGCCTGA